cgcctcctcttcgctcCCCTCACTCGAGTCCATCGCCACATCAATGTTCTCTGTGCCTGTAGCTGCATGGACTGCTCTGGGTTTGCAGATTCCCAAGGTCGGACTTCCTCAGGGCGGCTCTGGCGAGTACAAGTATAACAGTCGTGAACTGAACCACGATGAGAGGGCAGGTGTTTGGATTCTAGCCGGCTTGATTGGTGCCGGTCTCTTCTTGGGTGGACCAAAGAAGGACAAAACGtcggcggcagcggcgcATGAAGAATCGCATGCCGAGACTCAAGGCAAACGTGTCGTAGGAGATGCCAAATGGGCACAAGCTAGTGGTGCTGGCGTCGTTGGGCATGGAGCAAGGAAGGATTAGAGTTTTTTCCATCGCATTGCCAGCCTTTTGACTTGTTGGTATTGAGATGCAATTAAAAGAAATTACAAAGTAAAGCAGTCCAATACATGCAAAATTTCAGCATGTACCTGTCGCTTTGTTTGAATGACGAGCGGTCTCCCACGTTTCGAATGACAATAGCAGAGGGCTCAACCATTAATCTCGACAATTGcatggatgagatgagtACTGATCAAAAGGGAACGTCCACTCGGTGGTACATATCGAACCAAGTACGAAAATCTACATTAAAGTCAGCATAATGCTCAGCACCAGGCTGATACAGAAGGTCAAACGCAGTTGACCGACGGACGTAGATGAATACCGACCATTCCgtcattcttcatctcttttaTGCTGCAACGTTGGAAGCAAATGCCCCAATGACATTTCCAGGTGGATAATACTCGCCTGCAGGGTAATGCCGATCAGAGAAAATCCAGTGAACGATAATAATGATCCGACATTACTCACAGATAATATAGATCGAATCCTGACGGCCCCAAAATGAATGTCGTTAGTCACATTTACGGGTAAAGAGTGGATTGATTGCACTTACGGCACCGTAGCCGGTGAACAAAGTGCCATCAGCACAACTAGTCACAGCGCAACCGATTTGAGTGGTGCCTTTCCACACAACCTTTTTATTGAACCCCAGGCAGTCAGCCAAGCTCTGGGTAATCAGCATATTCTACTTGCCTGGGTAAAATGACTGGGCTGGGGGTTGGACGAATCATAGTCGGCTGCTCACAACGCTTGAGATAATGATTCTTAGATTGAATTTACTAAAACACTACTCACACGCTTCATTTGTCCAGCTATTGAATCCAGTCGTGATGTTATAACCACCGCCTACCCCTGATGCCCTATCCTCGCTCGTTAGTGATCGTTCATGGAAATTCAATGAGCCCGTCAAAAAGGAGGCTCACAAGTTTTCTCCATAAGGGCCACCACTTGACATACAGCATTAACACATGAAGACCACTGATTCATGAATAGCAGTTTGTACACTTACGTATGGGCAAACTTGCAACTGGATGCCGCTTCAGAAGCATAGGAAGCCAAAGTATCATTCCAAGTGACAGCATCCGCATCTACGGCTGAGATGAGCATCCATACATGATATACCCTGCAGATGTCCGTCCGTAACCATGGAGTGATCAAACGAACTGACCGTAAAGTGTCCTGAATTCGTTGTGCAAATCGAGGAAGGTCTGACTGTCGCTGCTAGcggttgaggatgacgagTTGGTGGGCGCAGCAGCAGTCGAAGAGGCTGCAGAGAGTGCACTTGAAGATAACGGGGTTAGACTGGTCTGCGCGACCGTCTGTGCAGTTTCTGAAGCACCTGAAACTGCACTAGTGGAGACGACAGAGCTTGAAGCGGCGGCCTGGAGATTGGCAAACACAGCATCTCCCATACTTTGAATGCTGGTAGGTGAAGCAGTCACATTAGCAGCAAGTGCGGTGGTCCCGTCGTCAGCATGGTGTTTGCGATAACAGTCTTTACTGTCAGGTAAagcggaagaagttgaCAAAGCGGTCAATAGAAGCGAAAGGGTGCCGACGCTAAAGAGcattttgttgttgctgttggtgAGGGTAAAGAGTGGAGGTGAGCGAAGCGACAGTGAAAAGAGAGTGATGGCCGGGCTAAAGAGTGTGAAGGGACTGTCAAAGTCCTGGAtcgggaaggaaggaaggatgtCCTGGGCAGAGAGACGGCGGAGCGATAAGGAATGAGAGCACGGGGCACAAGCAAGATGTCAAGTGGACAGAATCATTAAGAGTATATATACTTGGCTGTAGAGATGAGCGAGTTACGGGGACCATTCTGCGTGTCATGCCTGAAAGGAAGGGTAAGGGGCTGATTGTTGACCACCGCTCGCTAGAGATTATGAAGGACGGCCGAGGAACGAGTTTCAAGTGAGATTTGCGTGACGGATTCACTAATAATACGCGACGGGATGGTCACTCATCTCCGCCCCCTGTTTCAGAGTTCAGGTCTTTTTCAGTTTACAGCATATATATTTTATCCGCGTCTTACCACAGTTCAAAGGCCTTAAAACCAATTCAACCCTTGCCATGCACTTCGAAAGCTCCAGACTTCTTTCACCAAGAACATAATCGTACCACTAACAGCTCAGTCCCCTGCAATCCAAGCTATGCCCTTACATTCATTGCGTTCTTCACATCTCGTCGCATTGACTTGCGCGCAAACTAAGCAAGACCCTTGACAGAGCGGGAGACACCTTGCCAACCTCAAGAAAGCGAGCAACATCAAGAAATGGGATTAATAATGATGACTATGATGGTGAAATGTACGCATGTCCAACTGTAACAAGCGGGCAAGTATGACGACAACAAGACCAAGGCTCCTCAGGACGGTTAGCTACAGCtggtcaacaacaacacGAACAACAGAAAAAGTTGCCCAAAAAAGTAATCGGAATATGGTGCATGAGGAAAACGTAACATCCCAACGGCACCAGATAGCGCCGCGTCTGCCAGATCCACCACGTATGCCACTCGCGCCCAGAATGCTTCTCTAGCTCCTGCGATCGCGAAAAGTTTACTTGTGAGTAGACTTGATCTTGAAACCCCTGGACTGTAGTGTGCAATGTCTCGTCAGTAAAGCTTCCGTATCCAAAGTTCATCGCACCAACCTTTCTCCTACCACGGGCCATCTCGAACTTCCTGCCCTTGCTGGCAACGTAAGGCTTACCACCCTTGAGGGGACCACCAAAGTGCTGAACAGCCTCACGGACGTTCCTCTTACCCCTGAGAAGGACAGTGTTGGAACCAGTGGGGGCACGGAGAGCAAGCTGGTCAAGAGTGAGGGCCTCACCACCAGCGGCAGTGATGCGCTCTCGGGCAGCGATAGAGAATCGAAGAGCGGCGATGGAGAGCTTGGGAACCTCGGGGAGACGCTCGTCGTCGAGGATGGTGccaacgacgacgacggtCTTGGAGTTGTCGGGGTTAGAGTTCTTGGTCTCCTTGACGATtcgagagagagaaatggGGGGTCGGTTGATCTGTTCAGAATAACAACTCAGCCTTCATTCATCCCAACAATCCGCCAACAACAACCAACCTTGCTCATAAACAACCTCTTGAGGATAACTCGGTTGAACTTGGAGTCAGTCCTCCTAGCCAAGAATCGGTAGAGCTTGACAAGCAAGAGGAGATAGGGGTCCTCAGACTTGGGGGCAGATCGGttgcccttcttgacgTGGTGGCGGCGGATGTCGATACCCATCTGTAAAGACAATGTGGAAGATAGAAATTGGTCCGATAAAGGTATGTCGAAAAATTGAATAGTTGATGGATTGCGTGAAACGAAAACGTCAGCGAACTATCCTCCATCGCCCTCCATATATATCTTCCACATATCCGCACAGTCGCCACATATAGCTCTTCGTGCGCCTTCTACATGCGAACACCTCCTGCGACTTCCTCTTTAGGCTCTGCTTCATTGCGGCCTCCACCAACCCAATCCGTCTGGTATTCCTTATCTTGCTGCCTatccctccttctgctCAATCGAAAGGTTGCCTGATTGCTTCTGGGATAATGTCCGTTATGCGTCGTGAAATATTACTCACTTTGTTAGTTTTTGATGGAACCTACCAGTCgatgggtgaagaagagaaggtctTGAGCAAATGTCTGCCAGTGTCCCAGCGATCGATCCAGCGAAATGCATCGGCAAAATGCGGCGAAATGGAGGTGCAGCTCTGCCCGTGGAGACAGAGATGCATTGTGGCGCGTTTCGGACTTTACAATTTTTTCTATCGCCGATATACTCGCGCTTACGGAAGTATCCGACAAGTAGGGGGTGGCAGCGGGACAATAATAGCCGCGACTGACTTGCGGGGGTTCTGTGGTTCATCATGCATTGCTCCCCCCTCCTTTATATCTGTTGTTTCGTTCATTGATCAGATATTACCGTCCAACATTTGACAAAACTATGACTATCACCATTTCATTCAACCTGTCATACATAGGCAAAATGCCAATACTTGCAGATCATATGCTTAGGTACTGGCAGGTCATTAGTCTTTGCCATTACTCAATCCCATTTctctccacttcatctAAACCAAACCCATTAGTTTGCAGGCTGTAGATTGTCAGGTTAACCTCCCGCTAATCCAATATGCTCATCCCAGTATACATAGCAGCGTTACCTTTAGTATATACGCCAATTCTTGCCCAAACGCAAGCATCACCCTCCACCCaaatcccttcttcaaggtaCAGTCACCATTACCgatcttctttccgctCGTATCTGATTGATTTGCAGCAGATGGGGGCACGCCTGTAACTAtctcccctctcctcctACTTTGGTTATCCATGGCGGAAAGACAGATCCCGATTCTGTCTACTCGTACTCTTCTGCACCTAATGTCGGatccaccctcttcctaGCCCTTAATTCGACATTTTTTGCAAATTCTGCTCCGTTCATTGCGATGGAATCACCCCCAGGTCCAGCTCTGGTGTGGCATACGATATCTCCGTTTGCTCATTCAGGTGGAACCTGGAAAACCCTGTCCTTTGGTGGTGATAGCGGCATCAGCAATCAGCCCAGCCAATCTTCAAACAACTCTGCATGGTTGGATAACTTTGATTTGCAAAATTATTCTAGCCTGTAATATATAAATCAGCCTGAGAACTGGGGTTCGCAGCCTTCCAATAGGATCTATCATTCAGCAGTGACCGGCATAGATGGCGAGGTTTATATAACGGGTGGACTCAAGAATGATGGATCCAATACAGCTTTTGCTGATGTTTATTTATTCGACTCAAGTCAAAGCCATTTCGCCCCCCTCCCGAGTCTCCAAGGCTGCCTCTATCATCACACATCAATTATGCTGAGTAATAATTCAATCTTAGTGTTAGGTGGGGCATTTATCTCACAAACCACCTCAAATATCGAAGTTTTGCCGTACACTAAACTTCGGCGTCTCGACGTGTCTCCAAACGTTGCCTCCTACTGGATTGAAGTTGCTATAGGAGGAGATGCACCGCAGGGGCGTCGCGGCGCTACCGCCACTCTCTCTCATAATGGGGATAAGGTTATTTTGCTTGGTGGGGCTAGTTCCAACCTCCAAACAGTATACGATGAGATCTGGACGTTGGACCTCAATACATTAACTTGGGAGAAGATAGTGGCCGATGGCACAGGTAGGTCAGTAAATAATATTACCCAGGATTCTATTGACAAATGAAGGCCCTGGTGGAAGGTTTGATCACTCCGCAGTTGCGGTAGGCGATAATCAAATGGTAATCTTTGGTGGTAAGTCTGAATCGATTCACAGTTTGCATGCAATTCTAACAGGTTGAAACAGGCTATACGGAGACAGGCCCAGCAGACGGGGGAGTGTACATATACAACACCGTTTTGAACTCTTGGCTCACTAATTTCACCGTGTCAACCGGCTTTGATTCTACTACGGAGAAAAGCGACTCAGGAGCAAGCAGCAGTAGTGCCGTGGCCAGAGAATCTACCATGGCAAAGACACCCTGcccatcgccatcttcGTGGAAAATGGTGGACCTTGTGTCCAGTTGCATCCCGTCTGCGAAATCGAACAGTAGCAGCCAGTCAAGTGCGTCTACCTATGTCAAATTATGGGCTCTATTACTAACATGCTGATCCTTTACCAGACAACCCCGCGATTTCTTCATCGGCCGGTCCCATCGACTCTGGCGACTCAGGTGCTCATAGTCACCCACTCACTGTACCTCTCGTCATAGGACTAATCATTGGTTCCATTGGCCTCGCAGGTACCTCCCTAGTAGTTTGCCTGTGCTGGGCTCGTCGTCGTACTAGACCCAACAAGAAATACGATGATGCTTCTTACGCAAGTAGCCCCAGGAGTCGGCAATCCATTCGAATAAGAAGACATCGCCCAGTAGGGGAAGGCGGTCCAGAGTTGATGGATAAGATGAAGAACGAAAAAGGCACAAACGGTCATAAGGAGGTGGAAAACCTGGGAGCCCAAGAGGGCACTTTGTCCGCAGTGAGGGCTTTCGGTTTAGGGGTTGGAGTGGTTGGGAGAGGTTTTTCTAGTATATCTAGTAGGATCAGGGGCTCCCACTGGGATCCGCGGCCCTACTCAGAAATAACCGATGACTCGCTAAATGATGCGCAAGACACGCCCCATCCTCCCACTTCCGCCCGCCGGATGGGGAAAGGCATCCGCCTACTTGCCCCGTCCCTCAAACGCGACAAATTAATATATTATTCTCCCTCCAATATTGTCCATGTCACAAGTGTTGCACAAGATAATCGCATCGACATGTTTAGTGACGAAGATTCAATGAGGTCTGAACACCATCTTCGCGACCCAGGGTATTTCCAAGGACTTTCTGACACGGAGGCCGGCGTCTTGAGAAGCCACACCGGAAAACGGTACTCACCGAACGGCAAAAATgctgttgaggagaaggaagt
Above is a window of Cryptococcus tetragattii IND107 chromosome 1, whole genome shotgun sequence DNA encoding:
- a CDS encoding 60S ribosomal protein eL18, whose amino-acid sequence is MGIDIRRHHVKKGNRSAPKSEDPYLLLLVKLYRFLARRTDSKFNRVILKRLFMSKINRPPISLSRIVKETKNSNPDNSKTVVVVGTILDDERLPEVPKLSIAALRFSIAARERITAAGGEALTLDQLALRAPTGSNTVLLRGKRNVREAVQHFGGPLKGGKPYVASKGRKFEMARGRRKSRGFKIKSTHK